DNA sequence from the Cucumis melo cultivar AY chromosome 6, USDA_Cmelo_AY_1.0, whole genome shotgun sequence genome:
ATTCTACCTTCACATAATCATTTACGGTACCTCCAGCCTTCCAAGATAAAAATTTCCCTGCAGTAGGGGGATTCATCAAGACACTGATATTTAAAATTGTAAATCAAATGACATATTTTTAATTGTTCTTCAGAAATTATGCTTGTGATGAGAGTGATTACCAAATGGCTGCACAAGGTGATGAGGTACAGTAGCAACAGAAGCTCTCCAAAACCAGCAAACCAGcacaatatatataataaccTACATGACCAcaagataaaaaaatttaaaaaaaaaactgccAACATATAGACACATTTCTCAGAACATTTAGTAGAACATAATACCTTCGATATCAACAGTACTTGACTATATAAACCATATGACGTCTTGATCTCCTTATTACGTGATTCTTGATCTGGCAGCAATGTCATTCAAATTGAATTGAAAGTGTAATCCGAAGCATCTTAATAAGTAGTACACAAAGGGAAGAAAAGTAATCAATGGGAGAAAACAACTGAAATAAGATGAACAGAAGTTGAGGCTAGGCTATAATGATAAATAAGGCTATTTTATTGCTCTTATATTTTGACGTATATTGAGTGATATTGGCCTTTTAGACAACATAAGAATTACTCTCACTAGTTGGATAACTTGGAACGAACAATTGAAAATGTATAACCTTAGTAAAGCCCCATATCAAAATTGGCATTTAACATGGGCCAAAGGAGAAATGTGATTTAATGAGCCCAAAGAAATAGATACAGTCATGAAAAATTGCAAAAGTTAAGTACTATAACTATGACACAAACAACATTTTAGTTAGAATAGGGAGTGATATTAGATTTGAGAAAAACTGGCATAAGACTATTGACCTCAAGATCAGAGGTTTTTCCCCCCACTCCACATGTTGTCAAGGTGCAACTACACGAATTCATTTACATCAACATCCTATATTAGTTGGATGCAGAACTTTAAGCATGGAGCAGTTTCAATCATTCACAATAGATTAAATCATCTTCTCCCATTTGCATGTGTTAACGCCTAATGTAGTACATTTACCATGATTCCTAGAATAAGACCGATTTTACCAACGAGAAGTTGCTTTCAACTTGCTACAATATACATAACATTTCTTTGGTACGTTATTGATGAGAAGAGGTATAAAGCATTTCACAGTATTCTCTCAGCAACTcattagtttaaaaaaaaaattaaaggaatATTTGAATATCGGGGGATGAATTAAGTATAGCCTCACAATTTGCCAGCTCCTTCTCCTTAGCGGCTGCCAACCTCCGAAGCTTTGCAGCCTGTGCAAATGTAGACGGTCTACAAGAACATAAAAGCAAATGAATACGATCCCCATGACAGCCATAACAGTTGCAAACAATCATATAGAATGAATGATTTgagccttttttttttgtaagatgATTTGAGCCGAATTAACAGTGTCTAATGCTGAATCGAGCTGGAAAATACTACTTACTGAGATAAGGTGCTAGCCTCCCTCAGAAGTTGCTTTATTGATTTGCGCAACTCCAATTCCACCTGGCTGTTGGAACCTCCCTGAAAAGTACACGCATGATGGAAACATGATTGTTTCAAAACAAACAAGTTGACAAGATTGAACGGATAACAATTATAACATAGCAAATTCCCAGACATTAAAACTGAAAATGTCAATAGATCTCCACATTAAATGCATCACGTCCCTAAACTAATCAAATCAAATGTCTTCAATCCAATATCGTAAACTTAACGAAGCACAGTTAGGCATATTGCATTCTCAAGTCTGTCAACGAAATACTGAAACGCGCTACAGCccaaacctcaaaattttcaactaTAAATAACAAGCTTTGAATTGAAAAACAAACGGAATGATAGAAAATACAAACACGAAAAAAATTCCGAcgggaaaaagaaaatcaaacgAAAAGGCGAACCTTCTTCAGGTGCTCCAGCCATCTAGCGAGAAACTGAAAACCGATaacgataaagaaaataaatggaGCGGCAATGGAGCTTCCATGCTCTACGATTCCTTCCGcttccatttccatttccagAGGACTTTTCTGCCACAACGGTGAATTAATCAAACAAAGAAACTCCGTTCATCGTCGCAATTCGACGGAGGTTATTCTGGAAGAAGTTGAGATCGTAATTGGGCTACGAATATCATCAAAGGGGCTTCAATAAAAGGTCTCTCAAAACCCAAGGCCCAAAAAAACGAAAAGCCCAGCCCAATTAGTGGAGAATCAAAACGCTGCGTTGTAGATACAAATATCTTAGGAAAGGGAACCAAGTTACGAAAATACCCCTGAGTAGTGAGATCAATGATTACCTCAACGACGCGTTAATCGTTTTATCACGTTTATTGTGATAAGTTCCGCACTAAGGAAGGGACGAGTTGTAGGAAGGGAGGGGTAAACTGGTGATTTCGCATTCAAACAACGGGCTTTAACTCACGTGTCCGGATCTGTTGAGAGGGAACAATTCACAGCGAGGAAATTGCAAATAACACACAAAGGAAACACAAAAGAGCGGAAAGCAAATGTGAAGAGACGAAGAGTAGCCAATGAGAAAAAAGGACGAGGATCGATGACATGGCAAAAGATTTTTGAAATCCCGCCTAAACCCGGAGTTTCAATTGATATCGCGATTTATCTCTCCCTCTCTTTAACGAAACCGACTCCCTTCATATCCCTCTCTCTCGCTCCCTCTTCACTTCAAAGGGCTTTTCCTTCTTTCCACATAAACACACGCACTCGAAGCCAATCTCAAAACCGCATCACACGAACCAAACTAAGCCTAACCCAATTTTTTCTCCTCATATTTCACTCTCACACTCTTTccttatcttcttcttcccccAAACCCTAGAGTTTTACAGGTAAACTCCCAATCTCTCCGCCGCTCCCTCGCTCGATTCTCCTTCGTTTCTCCGCCTTTTTTCTTATAATCATTACCTGTTTTCTCCTTCCCTCTATCTGCAGGATTCATCATGAAGGGCGGTAAATCCAAGGGGGCGCCTAAAAAGACCGATACCAAGTGAGTTCATCGATAactttttatgtatatttttatctATATGTGTTAGTATGTTTCGGAGTAGGCAGTTGGATCGGATACGTTCGTTTTGTAATGTTTGATTCTCTTCTCAGTTATTTATTATGTgttttgttatttgattattGTTAGGTTGAAGAGCAAAAGTGCCGGAGCTAGTAAGAAATCAGCGAAGGCTGCAAAGGATCCTAACAAGCCGAAGAGGCCTGCTAGTGCTTTCTTCGTTTTCATGTACATCTCTCTTTCTCAAACCTATCCTGTTTTTTACCTTCGATTTTCAGATCCGTATTTTTTGTGGAATTTTTTCTGGTTTGAtttatttgttgatttttataTAGGGAGGAGTTCAGGAAGCAATACAAGAAGGAACATCCTAACAACAAATCCGTCGCCGCCGTAAGTAATTTTAGATCTGTTcattgcttttcttttttgttttgtagtaGATTCTTAACTTTTTAAAAGTTCTCTCGTTTGGTCAAATAAACAGGTTGGAAAGGCTGGTGGTGATAAATGGAAGTCAATGTCCGACGCTGTAAGTTATATTACATGGACTTTGAAGCTATTTTATACCATCTCTTGTGAAAATTGCAACAAATTACTTATTGCTCATATGATTACGTTATTTGCAGGAGAAAGCACCTTACATAAACAAGGCTGAGAAAAGGAAGACTGAGTACAACAAGAGCATGCAGGCTTATAATAAGAGAATTGTACGTTCTCGTATGATATTTTCCTAATTGTATTTCTACACATTATTGTTCTCAAGCGTCTTAATCATGTTTCAAATTCTGTTAGGCGGAGGGAGGTAATGGAGCCGAAGAAGAAGAATCAGATAAATCCAAATCAGAAGTCAATGATGacgatgaagatgatgatgagaGTGGAGAGGTTCGTTAACATTTTATGCCtgaatttttttccattttagaTAAAAAACGAAGCAATGATTGCCTGACAATAGTTTATTCTGAATTGCAGGACGAAGATGATGAGTAAATGTTTAGGAGACGAGGAATGATGTGGTGGAAGAAGAACAAGCGTTTTTAACTCCTTCATAGTTCGGAGCAAAGACTCAGCAATTTAGATTTTTCTTTATTATGTCTTGGATAAATAGCtacttcttttttcctttttttttttttggtaattaGGATAGAATGGgagaaaagaaatcaaaacaaaaaggaaGGTTCGTGTTTGATGTTAGATTTCTTAAGTTGACATGGATATGTATTCAAGGAAAAATCTGTGTTAGTAATTGCACAATGATTCAGTTTTAGTTCCATTATTCTACTGATCTTGATCTTCATCAACTCTCTTTTCTATTTCTATTCACCAATGAAATGAATGAGTGAGCTTAATATACAACGGAATAGGTTGGTTAGTTGTCATTTTCTTGCTGACAGGATTGGAGTTGGAAAGTTTGTTTGATTCTTCTGCCTTGTTCTAAGCTTTTTCAATTGGTGATTGAAATGATAGTGTTGGTTGACTTTACCTCGTCTTCTTTTTTTCCCATTGACTGTGTTGTTTTTAACTATTGCATCATCATCATCAGCCCCTCTTTTgatttctctcaccaaaatttaaaaatgaccTATTTTGGATTGTGGTGAGATGGGGAGAAGTCAAACTTAAGGTTCCATCTGGTCTGGTAGTCCTTTGTGTTATCTATCAGTTGTTTTGCACAGATGCTGTTTTGGCATTTTGGATGGAATGATATG
Encoded proteins:
- the LOC103490649 gene encoding HMG1/2-like protein, which translates into the protein MKGGKSKGAPKKTDTKLKSKSAGASKKSAKAAKDPNKPKRPASAFFVFMEEFRKQYKKEHPNNKSVAAVGKAGGDKWKSMSDAEKAPYINKAEKRKTEYNKSMQAYNKRIAEGGNGAEEEESDKSKSEVNDDDEDDDESGEDEDDE
- the LOC103490650 gene encoding protein GET1; translated protein: MEMEAEGIVEHGSSIAAPFIFFIVIGFQFLARWLEHLKKGGSNSQVELELRKSIKQLLREASTLSQPSTFAQAAKLRRLAAAKEKELANYQESRNKEIKTSYGLYSQVLLISKVIIYIVLVCWFWRASVATVPHHLVQPFGKFLSWKAGGTVNDYVKVGIIPWLILSTRVSKFVCQVVK